A stretch of the uncultured Desulfobacter sp. genome encodes the following:
- the pnp gene encoding polyribonucleotide nucleotidyltransferase, with amino-acid sequence MEKVVSADIGGKELIISTGKIAKQASGSVMVQYGETVVLVTAVAFKDPKEDISFLPLSVEYQEKIYAAGRIPGNYFRREIGRPSEHETLNARLIDRPIRPLFEDGYNFETQVIATVMSTDKLCEPGILAMIGASAALEISDIPFDGPIAGIKVGRVNGEFIANPTPAQMEQSDIDLTVAGSKTGVVMVEGGADIVSEKDMLDAIFFGHEAMQPAIALQEELKSTVGKTKREFIPPKKDEALATKVQDWAWDKIHEKVQIKTKLERQDALRALKEDAVAQFESEYPEQLKEIKDVFGKTVKKVSRDIVLKENKRIDGRAFDEIRQITCDVGCLPRPHGSALFTRGETQVLGVLTLGSGLDEQRLETLESNNETRAFMLHYNFPPYSVGEVKRPGGPSRRDIGHGNLAHRALSRVIPPHDEFEYTIRLVGEVMESNGSSSMGTVCSGCLALMDGGVPIKAPVSGIAMGLVSDENNTVVLSDILGDEDHFGDMDFKVAGTKDGITALQMDIKIKELSKQIMEDALNQANGGRLHILQKMLDTLDQARSDISPHAPKIVSVQINKDKIRDIIGPGGKVIRALQADTNTTIEVDDDGIVKIAAENEEDSAKAVAMVKDIAMDPEIGAIYEGAVVKITDFGAFVNIKSGTDGLVHISELADYRVKKVTDVVKEGEVIKVKVLDITRDGKIKLSYKAAKKDAEEAGK; translated from the coding sequence ATGGAAAAAGTTGTTTCAGCCGATATCGGCGGCAAAGAATTAATTATCAGTACAGGAAAAATTGCAAAACAGGCCTCCGGGTCCGTTATGGTGCAATATGGGGAGACCGTCGTGCTTGTAACGGCCGTGGCCTTCAAAGACCCTAAAGAAGACATCAGCTTTTTGCCCTTGTCCGTTGAATACCAGGAAAAAATTTATGCGGCCGGCAGAATTCCGGGAAACTATTTCAGGCGGGAAATCGGCAGGCCTTCGGAACATGAGACCTTAAATGCCCGTCTCATTGACCGTCCCATCCGTCCTTTGTTTGAAGATGGTTATAATTTTGAAACCCAGGTAATTGCAACCGTAATGTCCACGGACAAGTTGTGCGAACCGGGTATCCTTGCCATGATCGGAGCTTCTGCTGCCCTTGAAATTTCAGATATTCCCTTTGACGGCCCCATCGCCGGTATTAAGGTCGGGCGGGTCAACGGAGAGTTTATCGCCAACCCCACGCCCGCACAGATGGAACAAAGTGACATTGATTTGACCGTGGCCGGTTCCAAAACCGGTGTGGTTATGGTGGAAGGCGGCGCTGACATCGTATCTGAAAAGGATATGCTGGATGCCATTTTCTTTGGCCATGAAGCCATGCAGCCTGCCATTGCCCTGCAGGAAGAGTTAAAAAGTACTGTAGGAAAGACCAAACGCGAGTTCATTCCGCCTAAAAAGGATGAGGCTCTTGCTACCAAAGTTCAGGACTGGGCTTGGGATAAGATTCATGAAAAGGTGCAGATTAAAACCAAACTTGAGCGCCAGGATGCCCTGCGCGCACTCAAGGAAGACGCTGTTGCCCAGTTCGAATCTGAATATCCGGAACAACTCAAAGAGATCAAGGACGTTTTCGGTAAAACTGTTAAGAAAGTGTCCAGAGATATTGTTCTCAAGGAAAACAAACGAATTGACGGCCGCGCTTTTGATGAAATTCGTCAGATTACCTGTGATGTGGGCTGTTTGCCCCGCCCCCATGGTTCTGCCCTGTTTACTCGTGGTGAAACACAGGTGCTTGGTGTACTTACCCTGGGTTCCGGATTGGACGAGCAACGTCTGGAGACTTTAGAATCCAATAATGAGACCCGGGCATTTATGCTTCACTATAACTTTCCTCCTTATTCAGTCGGTGAGGTAAAACGTCCGGGTGGTCCGTCCCGTAGGGATATCGGCCATGGAAATTTGGCCCACAGAGCATTGAGCCGGGTTATTCCACCCCATGATGAATTTGAATATACCATCCGCCTAGTGGGTGAAGTTATGGAATCCAACGGGTCCTCATCAATGGGAACCGTATGTTCCGGGTGCCTGGCGCTGATGGATGGCGGTGTACCCATTAAAGCCCCGGTCTCCGGCATCGCCATGGGTCTGGTGTCCGATGAAAATAACACGGTTGTCCTTTCCGATATCCTTGGAGACGAGGACCATTTTGGTGACATGGATTTCAAGGTTGCCGGGACCAAGGACGGTATTACCGCCTTGCAGATGGACATCAAGATCAAAGAATTGTCCAAGCAGATTATGGAAGACGCTTTGAACCAGGCCAACGGTGGCCGTCTGCACATTCTGCAAAAAATGCTGGATACCCTGGATCAAGCAAGGTCGGATATATCCCCCCATGCACCCAAGATCGTATCTGTACAGATCAACAAAGATAAGATTCGCGATATTATCGGCCCGGGCGGCAAGGTGATCCGTGCGCTCCAGGCCGACACCAACACCACCATTGAAGTGGATGATGACGGTATTGTCAAAATTGCCGCAGAAAATGAAGAAGATTCCGCCAAGGCTGTGGCCATGGTTAAAGATATTGCAATGGATCCGGAGATCGGTGCCATCTACGAAGGGGCTGTGGTTAAAATCACGGATTTTGGTGCATTTGTGAACATCAAGTCCGGCACAGACGGGTTGGTTCACATTTCAGAATTGGCAGACTACCGGGTTAAGAAAGTCACCGATGTGGTCAAAGAAGGCGAAGTAATCAAGGTTAAAGTCCTGGACATCACCCGGGACGGAAAAATCAAGCTTTCCTATAAAGCCGCTAAAAAAGATGCTGAAGAAGCCGGAAAATAG
- a CDS encoding MBL fold metallo-hydrolase yields MLKKPENSSFCLCPLASGSKGNAVFVSTPDTAVLVDAGLSGIEIQRRMATVGRTPDELKAIIITHEHTDHVKGAGILSRRFNIPVYVTADTFNACKGLGKIDQVKFFECGSAFDIGSLAVNPFAVSHDARDPAGLTLQHQGKKIGIATDLGVVTHLVRTHLSFANALYIEANHDPEMLMAGPYPWYLKQRIQSRTGHISNQDARDLVAQVYHKDLKHVVLAHLSEENNCPEKASTEMAKNLDLSSTALHVAGPDKPGEMIRL; encoded by the coding sequence ATGCTGAAGAAGCCGGAAAATAGTTCATTCTGTCTATGTCCCCTTGCCAGCGGCAGCAAGGGGAATGCCGTTTTTGTATCCACACCGGATACTGCCGTACTTGTTGATGCCGGGCTTTCAGGTATAGAGATCCAGCGTAGGATGGCGACTGTCGGCCGCACGCCGGATGAACTGAAAGCCATCATCATCACCCACGAACACACCGATCACGTTAAAGGGGCAGGGATATTGAGCCGCAGATTCAATATCCCTGTCTATGTTACCGCCGATACCTTTAATGCCTGCAAGGGGTTAGGTAAAATTGACCAGGTTAAATTTTTTGAATGCGGGTCTGCCTTTGACATCGGTTCCCTGGCCGTCAATCCCTTTGCCGTCAGCCACGATGCCCGTGATCCTGCAGGCCTTACCTTGCAACACCAGGGAAAAAAGATCGGCATTGCCACGGATCTTGGGGTGGTTACACACCTTGTGCGGACCCATTTAAGCTTCGCCAATGCCCTTTATATTGAAGCCAATCATGATCCGGAAATGCTCATGGCAGGTCCCTATCCCTGGTATTTGAAGCAACGGATACAGTCGCGAACCGGGCATATTTCCAACCAGGATGCAAGGGACCTGGTGGCGCAGGTGTATCACAAGGATCTTAAGCATGTGGTGCTTGCCCATTTAAGCGAAGAAAACAATTGTCCTGAAAAAGCATCCACAGAGATGGCCAAAAATCTTGATCTCTCATCCACGGCACTGCATGTTGCCGGCCCGGACAAACCCGGTGAAATGATCCGGCTGTAG
- a CDS encoding AAA family ATPase: MPNIEFAFLTGVSKFSKVSLFSGLNNLTDITLDPDYSTICGYSETEMTDVFSQYLGNKSIEDIRRWYNGYSWLGKKVYNPFSVLNYFRTGEFNNYWFETGTPTFLINLLEKKRYYIPEIENIQASDSLIGAFDVDFIEAENLLFQTGYLTIEQKQRVAGKIFYTLSYPNMEVKASLSDYILNRYSHDNVMKEKVQLKIYRAFQENDPNALNTVFQALFSSIPHDWYRKNRLSEYEGYYASIFYCYFTALGLDVTPEDTTNHGRIDMTVQLDGMVDDMDDGKAPNKIYIFEFKVVDIDTTPGTALEQIKQKRYADKYHGNGDEIYLVGVEFDSNERNIVRFEWEKG; the protein is encoded by the coding sequence ATGCCAAATATTGAGTTTGCCTTCCTTACCGGTGTATCCAAATTTTCCAAGGTGAGCCTTTTTTCAGGGTTGAACAATCTGACGGACATTACGCTTGATCCGGATTATTCCACGATCTGTGGTTATTCGGAAACCGAGATGACTGACGTTTTTTCACAATATCTGGGCAATAAATCTATAGAAGATATCCGCAGGTGGTATAATGGCTATTCCTGGCTCGGCAAAAAGGTATATAACCCGTTCAGTGTCCTGAATTACTTTCGTACCGGGGAGTTCAACAATTATTGGTTTGAAACGGGTACGCCGACTTTTCTGATCAATCTGCTTGAAAAAAAACGATACTATATCCCGGAAATTGAAAATATCCAGGCGTCCGATTCCCTGATCGGCGCGTTCGATGTTGACTTTATTGAAGCGGAAAACCTTCTTTTCCAGACCGGCTATCTCACCATTGAACAAAAACAAAGGGTGGCGGGCAAAATCTTCTATACGCTAAGCTACCCAAACATGGAGGTAAAGGCAAGTTTATCGGATTACATCTTAAACCGGTATTCCCATGACAACGTCATGAAAGAAAAGGTACAGCTTAAGATTTACCGGGCTTTTCAGGAAAATGACCCCAATGCACTTAACACGGTTTTCCAGGCCCTTTTTTCCTCCATCCCCCATGACTGGTACCGAAAGAACAGGCTTTCAGAATACGAAGGGTATTATGCGTCTATTTTTTATTGCTATTTTACGGCATTAGGTCTTGATGTAACCCCTGAGGACACCACCAACCATGGCCGTATTGATATGACGGTTCAATTAGATGGGATGGTAGATGACATGGACGACGGCAAGGCGCCCAATAAAATCTATATCTTTGAATTCAAAGTTGTAGATATTGACACAACACCCGGAACGGCACTTGAACAGATCAAGCAAAAACGCTATGCCGATAAATATCATGGGAACGGCGATGAAATTTATCTTGTCGGTGTGGAATTCGATAGCAACGAGCGCAATATTGTCCGGTTTGAGTGGGAAAAAGGCTAA
- a CDS encoding AAA family ATPase has translation MRAIRICLPAFGSHDHWDWKKRYPVVHISFAEGVLKSRKELDERIRDLLYQNETALGVTCRQPNDIAGYFSELIRNSAKKFGLRTVVLVDEYDKPILDNLTDPEIGGEMREGLKNLYSVIKGQDAKY, from the coding sequence TTGAGGGCAATAAGGATCTGTTTACCGGCCTTTGGCTCCCATGACCACTGGGACTGGAAAAAGCGCTATCCGGTCGTTCATATCTCCTTTGCGGAAGGTGTACTTAAAAGTCGTAAAGAACTTGACGAAAGAATCAGGGACCTCCTGTACCAAAACGAAACAGCCTTAGGGGTCACATGCAGACAGCCCAATGATATTGCCGGGTATTTCAGCGAGCTGATTCGCAACAGTGCAAAAAAATTCGGATTGCGCACAGTGGTCCTGGTTGATGAATATGACAAGCCGATTCTGGACAATCTTACCGACCCTGAAATCGGCGGAGAAATGCGGGAAGGATTGAAAAATCTTTATTCCGTCATTAAAGGACAGGATGCCAAATATTGA
- a CDS encoding AAA family ATPase, translated as MKKLPVGVSSLVKIREQGYAYVDKSRFVHTLREMGTYYFLSRPRRFGKTLFIDTLKEAFEGNKDLFTGLWLP; from the coding sequence ATGAAAAAATTGCCTGTGGGCGTGAGCAGTTTAGTAAAAATCAGAGAACAAGGGTACGCCTATGTAGATAAATCCCGGTTTGTCCATACCTTGAGAGAAATGGGGACATACTACTTTCTTTCCCGTCCCAGGCGTTTTGGAAAAACATTATTCATTGATACCCTTAAAGAGGCGTTTGAGGGCAATAAGGATCTGTTTACCGGCCTTTGGCTCCCATGA
- a CDS encoding SNF2-related protein, translating to MTSQNPPSTENDPLFFDHDRLEQLAAPGVISLGLTFFKENRVITLDQEDRTLWAQVEDEERSDFPLDIEIEIGADNTPLCRCDCDESHDGVCAHMVAALYAYADQRQTAEGILSASDTAISDRIKRGKSEVKAEPLSADPWLGEWTAASIAGKTAFPRQYRVMIRNLHKRANYCSCPDFANNQLGTCKHIEAALHKIKKHPKYNEFKDQAAPLPYVYLAWDKPNAPIISLHRSKSMADDLGKILDDHFTTSGDFSGRIPEDFLRFASQMEDREDIHVGEDALNHARQIAAEASQKLRCFKILEMIENSGRKLPGVKAALYPYQVQGTGFLAGNGRALLADDMGLGKTLQAIAAAVWLKNNENIRTVMIICPASLKQQWAREIAKFTDLQCQIIQGPPPKRSVQYRREKTFFVINYELLLRDLSMINETLQPDLVILDEAQRIKNWRTKISAAVKLIPSRFAFVLTGTPLENRLEDLYSLMQVVNPKILGPLWRYMVDYHVTDERGKILGYRNLSILRRRLEPVMLRRDRSIVSDQLPERIVQQLDVPMTSKQREFHDDAMSKAGQLATIAKRRPLTPSEQNRLIAALQQARMACNAAGLVDKETIGSPKIDEMADLLDEICIQSGLKAVVFSCWELMTQMVEKRLRKMGLGYVRLHGGVPTAKRGELMDRFQNDDAVQVFISTDAGGVGLNLQSGSALINMDVPWNPAVLEQRNARIHRLGQKRSVQIITLVAAASYEEQVLSLVNTKQHLFDNVVKEDATEDVVGVSKKMIETLIDELAPAKPADNSQENLEETYQDQAQAPDRPQDPKSRPMNQDMHDCIKGLQEVFGPRIERIFGSKGSLIAVIDHVDGEAEQAAIELSKTIPVALIDLITLNSLNRLGEASPLAQMQTCYDVKEEEPAISRPSRLEAMAQEKFNGAKLLIGQGLHTSAMELLLSSQLATASHRAGLNTPKSVTQAGVWIYSDAMPKNVLNQKEASLIMQTIGLSQAPEVPGELVEQLFKDTAGFIDQVL from the coding sequence ATGACTTCACAAAATCCGCCCAGCACCGAGAATGATCCGCTTTTTTTTGACCATGACCGCCTTGAACAATTAGCTGCCCCGGGTGTGATCAGTCTGGGGCTGACTTTTTTTAAGGAAAACCGGGTGATAACCCTTGACCAGGAGGATAGAACACTTTGGGCCCAGGTAGAGGATGAAGAGCGTTCTGATTTTCCGCTGGATATTGAAATTGAAATAGGGGCGGATAACACACCGCTTTGCCGGTGTGATTGCGATGAAAGTCATGACGGCGTCTGTGCCCACATGGTGGCCGCCTTGTATGCATATGCAGACCAGCGCCAGACAGCTGAAGGCATTTTAAGCGCCTCAGACACGGCCATAAGCGACCGTATCAAACGAGGAAAATCCGAAGTAAAAGCAGAACCATTGAGCGCTGATCCCTGGTTAGGCGAATGGACCGCAGCCTCCATTGCTGGAAAAACAGCCTTTCCCCGCCAGTACCGCGTGATGATCCGCAACCTTCATAAAAGGGCCAATTATTGTTCATGTCCGGATTTTGCCAATAATCAGCTTGGCACATGCAAGCACATTGAAGCAGCACTGCATAAAATTAAAAAGCACCCGAAATATAATGAGTTCAAGGATCAAGCAGCGCCCCTGCCATATGTTTATCTGGCCTGGGACAAGCCCAATGCGCCGATCATCAGCCTGCACCGCAGCAAATCCATGGCAGATGATCTGGGCAAAATTTTAGATGATCATTTTACAACATCAGGAGATTTTTCAGGCCGTATCCCTGAAGATTTTTTGCGTTTTGCATCACAGATGGAAGACAGAGAGGATATTCATGTCGGTGAAGACGCATTGAACCACGCCCGCCAGATTGCCGCCGAGGCAAGCCAAAAGCTGCGATGTTTCAAAATTCTGGAAATGATAGAGAACAGCGGAAGAAAACTGCCCGGCGTAAAGGCCGCGCTCTATCCGTATCAGGTCCAGGGCACAGGTTTTCTGGCCGGTAACGGCCGGGCCCTGCTGGCCGACGACATGGGGCTTGGCAAAACCTTGCAGGCCATTGCAGCGGCGGTCTGGCTGAAAAACAACGAAAACATCCGTACGGTCATGATCATCTGTCCGGCGTCGTTAAAGCAGCAATGGGCAAGGGAAATCGCCAAATTCACAGATTTGCAATGCCAAATTATCCAAGGGCCTCCGCCCAAAAGAAGTGTGCAGTACCGCAGAGAAAAAACCTTTTTTGTGATTAATTATGAGCTGCTTTTAAGGGATCTGAGCATGATCAACGAAACCCTGCAGCCCGACTTGGTCATCCTTGATGAGGCCCAGCGCATCAAAAACTGGCGCACCAAGATTTCGGCAGCTGTTAAGCTCATCCCGTCCCGTTTTGCGTTTGTACTGACCGGCACCCCCTTGGAAAACCGCCTGGAGGACCTGTACAGCCTGATGCAGGTGGTGAATCCTAAGATCCTAGGGCCGTTATGGCGGTATATGGTGGATTACCACGTCACCGATGAACGGGGCAAAATTCTTGGATACAGAAATCTTTCCATTTTACGCCGGCGCCTGGAACCGGTGATGCTGCGCCGTGACCGCAGTATTGTCAGCGATCAGTTGCCCGAACGTATTGTCCAGCAGCTTGATGTCCCCATGACATCCAAACAGCGTGAATTTCATGACGATGCCATGTCAAAGGCCGGCCAGCTTGCAACCATTGCCAAACGACGGCCGTTGACGCCTTCCGAGCAGAACCGCCTGATCGCAGCCCTGCAACAGGCCCGCATGGCATGCAATGCGGCAGGGCTCGTGGACAAGGAGACCATAGGCAGTCCCAAAATAGATGAAATGGCGGACCTGCTTGATGAAATCTGCATTCAATCCGGGCTCAAGGCCGTGGTCTTTTCCTGCTGGGAACTGATGACCCAGATGGTGGAAAAACGCCTTCGCAAAATGGGTCTGGGATATGTCCGGCTGCATGGCGGGGTGCCCACAGCCAAACGCGGCGAGTTGATGGATCGTTTTCAAAATGACGATGCCGTGCAGGTATTTATCTCCACTGACGCTGGCGGTGTGGGCTTAAACCTGCAATCCGGATCAGCCTTGATCAACATGGATGTGCCTTGGAATCCGGCCGTATTGGAACAGCGCAACGCACGTATTCACCGCCTGGGCCAGAAAAGAAGCGTTCAAATCATCACCCTGGTGGCGGCAGCCTCGTACGAAGAACAGGTACTCAGCCTTGTGAACACCAAACAGCATCTTTTCGACAATGTGGTCAAGGAAGATGCCACCGAAGATGTGGTCGGCGTTTCCAAGAAAATGATCGAAACCCTGATTGATGAACTGGCCCCTGCCAAACCCGCAGATAATAGCCAAGAAAACCTGGAAGAGACCTATCAGGACCAGGCGCAAGCGCCTGACAGGCCCCAAGACCCCAAGTCCCGTCCCATGAACCAGGATATGCACGACTGCATCAAGGGACTGCAGGAGGTCTTCGGCCCCCGTATTGAGCGTATATTCGGGTCAAAGGGGTCATTAATTGCAGTGATCGACCATGTTGACGGTGAAGCGGAACAGGCTGCCATTGAGTTGTCAAAAACAATCCCTGTGGCCCTGATCGACCTGATAACACTGAACAGTCTCAACAGGCTTGGAGAAGCATCTCCTTTGGCCCAAATGCAAACCTGTTATGATGTAAAAGAAGAGGAACCGGCAATCAGCAGACCGTCGCGTTTAGAGGCCATGGCCCAGGAAAAATTCAATGGCGCCAAGCTGTTAATCGGCCAGGGACTGCATACATCCGCCATGGAACTGCTGCTGTCAAGCCAGTTGGCAACAGCCTCTCACAGAGCCGGTCTTAATACGCCCAAGTCCGTAACCCAGGCCGGGGTCTGGATCTATAGTGACGCGATGCCGAAAAACGTTTTAAACCAAAAGGAAGCCTCCTTGATCATGCAGACCATTGGGCTGTCCCAGGCACCGGAAGTGCCCGGGGAGCTTGTGGAGCAGTTGTTCAAAGACACAGCCGGGTTTATTGATCAGGTTTTGTAG